In a single window of the Bacillus mycoides genome:
- a CDS encoding reverse transcriptase-like protein yields the protein MIEVYIDGASKGNPGPSGAGVFIKGVQPAVQLSLPLGTMSNHEAEYHALLAALKYCTEHNYNIVSFRTDSQLVERAVEKEYAKNKIFAPLLEEALQYIKSFDLFFIKWIPSSQNKVADELARKAILQN from the coding sequence TTGATTGAAGTATATATTGATGGTGCATCAAAAGGAAATCCTGGTCCTTCTGGTGCAGGAGTGTTTATTAAAGGGGTGCAACCAGCTGTACAGTTATCATTGCCCCTTGGGACAATGTCCAATCATGAAGCAGAATACCACGCTTTACTTGCGGCATTAAAATATTGCACGGAGCATAATTATAACATTGTCTCTTTTCGTACCGATTCGCAGCTTGTCGAGCGAGCTGTCGAAAAAGAATACGCAAAAAATAAAATATTTGCACCACTATTAGAGGAAGCACTGCAGTACATAAAAAGTTTCGATCTCTTTTTTATTAAGTGGATTCCAAGTAGTCAAAATAAAGTTGCTGATGAATTAGCTAGAAAAGCTATCTTACAAAATTAA
- a CDS encoding DMT family transporter, whose product MKKDWVAPLALLFVSFIWGATFVVVQNAMSFVGPFTFNGIRFLFAGIILLFVQMIFSKRASKQDIKQSSFAGLIVGFFLCIGYVLQTFGLLYTTSSKAGFLTGLSIVMVPILSFIFLKQKATIFIVMGIAVATAGLYLLTAGDSFQLNIGDILVLGCAVAFAAHILVNGFFSKKISPLLLSTSQVLAVGIFSSICAFLFEDWEKLFSVSLWTNQSFLFALFLTSLFATSIAFFIQTSAQKHTSPTRVAIIFAMEPVFAALTGVLVANEQLSISAIIGCLCIFLGMVFVELPSKTKKEARAA is encoded by the coding sequence GTGAAAAAAGATTGGGTTGCTCCTCTTGCTTTATTATTTGTCTCTTTTATTTGGGGAGCTACGTTTGTTGTCGTTCAAAATGCTATGTCTTTCGTTGGTCCATTTACTTTTAATGGTATTCGCTTTTTATTCGCTGGAATTATTTTATTATTCGTTCAAATGATTTTCTCAAAAAGAGCTTCAAAACAAGATATAAAACAGAGTAGCTTCGCTGGATTAATTGTTGGATTCTTTTTATGTATTGGCTATGTATTACAAACATTCGGCTTACTTTATACAACTTCTTCAAAAGCTGGTTTCTTAACAGGGCTTAGTATCGTTATGGTACCAATTTTGTCTTTTATCTTTTTAAAACAAAAAGCTACCATTTTTATCGTAATGGGCATTGCTGTAGCAACAGCAGGTTTATACTTATTAACGGCTGGTGATTCTTTTCAATTAAACATTGGAGATATACTCGTTCTCGGTTGTGCAGTTGCTTTTGCTGCCCATATTCTTGTTAACGGTTTCTTTTCTAAGAAAATATCACCTTTATTACTAAGCACCTCTCAAGTATTAGCTGTCGGTATATTTTCTTCTATTTGCGCTTTTTTGTTTGAAGATTGGGAAAAATTATTTTCAGTTTCACTATGGACGAATCAATCCTTTTTATTCGCTCTATTTCTAACTTCCCTATTTGCGACATCCATTGCTTTTTTCATTCAAACATCGGCACAAAAACATACTTCTCCAACAAGAGTAGCAATTATTTTTGCAATGGAGCCCGTTTTTGCTGCATTAACAGGCGTTCTAGTTGCAAACGAACAACTTTCTATTTCTGCCATTATCGGTTGTTTATGTATTTTCCTAGGCATGGTTTTTGTTGAACTACCTTCTAAAACGAAAAAAGAAGCGCGGGCTGCGTGA
- a CDS encoding DUF6123 family protein, with the protein MQTVEDYLSFLHTKGFKLSEEAQGFIMFGQGYTGASDGIVNVAIEATIKHQLQFDGSYFVALLERLKEEEITDKKSAKAFMRKLQA; encoded by the coding sequence ATGCAAACAGTAGAAGATTATCTTTCATTCTTACATACGAAAGGATTTAAATTATCAGAGGAAGCACAAGGATTTATTATGTTCGGACAAGGATATACTGGTGCATCTGATGGGATTGTGAACGTAGCAATAGAAGCGACGATTAAACATCAATTACAGTTTGATGGCAGTTATTTTGTTGCGTTATTAGAACGCTTGAAAGAAGAAGAAATTACAGATAAAAAAAGCGCTAAGGCTTTTATGCGGAAGTTACAAGCGTAA
- a CDS encoding cysteine hydrolase family protein has protein sequence MKQALLIIDAQQELMDGNEQENEVFRKTELLSTLNTAVQKAIDSNALIVFVRDIDVASGSGEGFEVHNQIKVPQSAILINKAATNAFYGTSLLELLKEEKISHIVIGGCKTEHCIDTAVRTATVQGFDVTLIKNGHSTTDSNVLSAEQIIGHHNKTLHGHYNVDHFSMVRDVEEDLFQPIHDQYRD, from the coding sequence ATGAAACAAGCACTATTAATTATCGATGCTCAGCAAGAATTAATGGATGGAAATGAACAAGAAAATGAAGTTTTTCGTAAAACCGAGCTATTATCTACACTAAATACAGCCGTACAGAAAGCAATAGATTCAAATGCCCTTATTGTTTTCGTAAGAGATATCGATGTTGCTTCTGGTAGCGGAGAAGGATTTGAAGTACATAATCAAATTAAAGTACCTCAGTCTGCAATCCTTATTAATAAAGCAGCAACAAACGCATTCTATGGCACTTCTTTACTTGAACTTTTAAAAGAAGAGAAGATTAGCCATATCGTTATCGGTGGATGTAAAACAGAACATTGCATCGATACCGCCGTTAGAACAGCAACTGTACAAGGATTTGACGTTACATTAATTAAAAATGGTCATTCCACAACTGATTCTAACGTGTTATCTGCAGAGCAAATTATTGGTCATCATAATAAAACTCTACATGGACATTATAACGTTGATCATTTTTCAATGGTTAGAGATGTCGAGGAAGACCTTTTTCAACCTATTCATGATCAATATCGCGATTAA